A window of the Roseovarius sp. S88 genome harbors these coding sequences:
- a CDS encoding DUF3179 domain-containing (seleno)protein: protein MIWEATFWFGLALSLVAGFFYFRELGDISQMFFRIKRNNLVWVIRHEYKIMGAGLAGVLACTLSYWLAGAGTGLIWWPALIIWGLFYLFPYVWLHTGMRTKTGNAKYYSLKEARQFVSPSNEVLVIVNNGIARAHPDAELLRPHVVGNSDGFDGADIQMTYCGMSNLGLAFEPSINGQPVKLEVMAQIANNLILRDNNTGEPVQQILGARECEIVQGTGMTPWPTFRMTFRGFEKAYPDGTVYINQPSSNPLLKILDTAQDMMFTWGIRAQHRIEAPLIDNMTRSDSRLPNKTYIWGVNIGTDATCYTDEFVKHHEGPINTSVGGRGIVVAYDENFESLGVWYNDRGGPVSEIDFYGKSDQGQLARVETLKPGMFWHVWAEYFPHTDINRTDREPARRAG from the coding sequence ATGATCTGGGAGGCGACGTTTTGGTTTGGGTTGGCCCTCTCGCTAGTCGCGGGGTTCTTCTATTTCAGGGAGCTTGGCGATATCAGTCAGATGTTTTTTCGCATCAAGCGGAACAATCTGGTCTGGGTAATCCGTCATGAGTATAAGATCATGGGCGCAGGCCTTGCCGGAGTCCTGGCCTGTACGCTGAGCTATTGGCTGGCTGGAGCCGGAACGGGTTTGATCTGGTGGCCTGCTTTGATCATCTGGGGGCTTTTTTACCTTTTCCCTTATGTCTGGCTACACACGGGAATGCGCACCAAGACCGGAAATGCCAAATACTACAGCCTCAAAGAAGCGCGCCAATTCGTCAGCCCTTCGAATGAAGTTCTGGTGATCGTGAATAATGGCATTGCGCGGGCTCACCCCGATGCCGAGCTTCTGCGCCCTCATGTAGTAGGCAATTCCGACGGGTTTGACGGGGCGGATATCCAGATGACCTATTGTGGTATGTCCAATCTGGGACTTGCATTCGAGCCGAGCATCAACGGACAACCCGTCAAACTGGAGGTCATGGCGCAAATCGCCAACAACCTGATCCTTCGCGACAACAATACCGGCGAGCCTGTCCAACAGATATTGGGAGCCCGCGAATGCGAGATCGTGCAAGGCACAGGCATGACTCCGTGGCCGACGTTCCGCATGACATTCCGAGGGTTCGAAAAGGCGTATCCTGACGGAACGGTTTATATTAACCAACCATCCTCCAATCCACTCTTGAAAATTCTCGATACTGCCCAGGACATGATGTTTACCTGGGGCATCCGGGCACAACACCGTATTGAGGCGCCATTGATCGACAACATGACCCGTTCAGATAGCCGGCTGCCCAACAAAACGTATATTTGGGGCGTTAACATCGGCACAGACGCGACATGCTATACCGATGAGTTTGTTAAGCATCATGAAGGTCCTATTAACACTTCTGTTGGTGGGCGCGGTATCGTAGTGGCCTATGATGAGAATTTCGAGAGCCTTGGGGTTTGGTACAACGACAGAGGTGGGCCTGTCTCAGAAATAGACTTCTACGGGAAATCGGATCAAGGCCAATTGGCGCGTGTAGAAACGCTCAAGCCTGGAATGTTCTGGCATGTCTGGGCCGAGTATTTTCCACACACGGACATCAACCGTACAGATCGCGAACCGGCCCGGCGTGCGGGATGA
- the choW gene encoding choline ABC transporter permease subunit produces MDWLTDNKIPVGSSFKEAFEWLRTNAGFFFDGLEAFTNGLIETILYVLNAPHPLIIVAIFVALTWYLRRSWKPCLLVFLGFLFILNQGYWEETLESLTLVLVSCIFCMGIGVPIGIAAAHRPRLYQAMRPVLDLMQTLPTFVYLIPMIVFFGIGMVPGLIATVVFVIPAPIRLTHLGISKTPTALLEAAQAFGATPRQTLWKVELPYAMPQIMAGLNQTIMLSLSMVVIAALVGADGLGVPVVRALNQVNTALGFESGLIIVVVAIILDRMLRGDQ; encoded by the coding sequence ATGGACTGGCTAACCGACAACAAGATCCCTGTTGGGAGCTCTTTCAAAGAGGCCTTCGAGTGGCTGCGCACTAATGCAGGTTTTTTCTTCGACGGACTGGAAGCGTTCACCAATGGTCTCATTGAGACGATCCTTTATGTATTGAACGCCCCGCACCCATTGATAATCGTAGCGATTTTTGTAGCGCTGACTTGGTATCTGCGTCGTAGCTGGAAGCCTTGCCTGCTGGTGTTCCTGGGGTTTCTGTTCATTCTTAACCAGGGGTACTGGGAAGAAACGCTGGAGAGCCTGACGCTTGTTCTGGTATCCTGCATTTTCTGTATGGGTATCGGCGTTCCTATCGGGATTGCAGCGGCGCATCGTCCAAGACTCTATCAGGCCATGCGCCCAGTGCTGGATTTGATGCAGACGCTTCCCACATTCGTTTATCTCATACCGATGATTGTGTTCTTTGGAATCGGAATGGTGCCGGGTCTGATTGCAACGGTGGTTTTCGTGATCCCCGCGCCAATCCGGCTGACCCATCTCGGAATTTCAAAAACGCCCACTGCTTTGCTTGAGGCAGCGCAGGCCTTTGGTGCTACTCCGCGACAGACACTTTGGAAGGTCGAGCTGCCCTACGCGATGCCGCAGATAATGGCCGGGTTGAATCAAACCATCATGCTCAGCCTATCAATGGTGGTTATCGCCGCCCTTGTCGGCGCTGACGGCCTTGGGGTTCCGGTGGTTCGCGCCCTCAATCAGGTGAACACTGCACTTGGGTTTGAAAGCGGACTGATCATTGTCGTGGTCGCGATTATTCTCGACCGAATGTTGCGAGGGGATCAATAA
- a CDS encoding LysR substrate-binding domain-containing protein, with protein sequence MSSWLPSLNGLRAFESVSRHLNYRKAAEELHVSPGAANQLVRKLEDALGGPLLEKKGRKLVLTPIGAVGREGLSLPFRQIADTVERMRAMTSAQRFVVTTTPSFAASWLVPRLERFKEANPGIDVLIDSTPQIVDMEVGVADVGIRFGVKDHGDLTFFRLFDEELCAFCSPRLVEGPPEITSLDHLEDAKLLRWDLTQFHWAENTRKWNYWKHWLTKMGAESVTPGDGLRFSDYNLAVQSAVAGQGFIIGSPRVLHDLIEAKLLVNPFGRGVATDIGYDLVVNEVALERAEVAAFVSWIMTEAGVVTGHSDPV encoded by the coding sequence ATGAGCAGCTGGCTTCCCTCCCTCAACGGGCTGCGTGCCTTCGAGTCGGTATCACGACATCTGAACTATCGAAAAGCAGCTGAGGAGTTACACGTCTCGCCTGGCGCAGCCAACCAACTTGTGCGCAAGCTGGAAGACGCTTTGGGCGGACCACTTCTGGAAAAGAAGGGCCGAAAACTAGTGCTGACCCCGATTGGGGCGGTTGGGCGCGAAGGCCTGTCTCTCCCGTTTCGGCAGATCGCCGACACGGTTGAGCGGATGCGAGCCATGACCAGCGCGCAAAGGTTTGTTGTAACGACCACCCCATCCTTCGCTGCATCCTGGCTCGTGCCCCGGCTAGAAAGGTTCAAGGAGGCCAACCCCGGAATAGACGTTCTGATCGACTCCACCCCGCAGATTGTGGATATGGAAGTTGGCGTAGCCGATGTTGGCATACGATTTGGGGTGAAAGATCATGGCGACCTGACCTTTTTTAGGCTGTTTGACGAAGAGCTTTGCGCTTTTTGCAGCCCTCGACTTGTAGAAGGTCCACCTGAAATAACGTCACTGGATCATCTCGAAGATGCCAAGCTATTGCGTTGGGATCTGACGCAGTTCCATTGGGCTGAAAATACTCGGAAGTGGAATTACTGGAAGCACTGGTTGACCAAAATGGGTGCTGAAAGTGTTACGCCGGGCGACGGCTTGCGCTTTAGTGATTACAATTTGGCCGTTCAGTCCGCTGTCGCAGGGCAAGGATTCATCATAGGCAGCCCGCGTGTACTGCATGACCTCATCGAAGCAAAACTGCTCGTCAACCCGTTCGGACGAGGGGTGGCTACAGATATTGGATATGACCTTGTAGTGAATGAGGTCGCTCTTGAACGCGCCGAGGTGGCGGCCTTTGTTTCATGGATTATGACCGAAGCAGGCGTGGTGACAGGTCACAGCGACCCGGTTTGA
- the choX gene encoding choline ABC transporter substrate-binding protein, translated as MTMRKSALVVAFAMGAIPANVTYAAEEPDSCSEVSFADVGWTAETATTALSGMVLEALGYEVDIKVLSIPVTYKSMENGDIDAFLGNWMPSMAADIKPYTDSGAVEVVRAVVEGAKYTLATNAAGAELGIKDFADIAKHADALDNAIIGIEPGNDGNRLVLEMIEKDQFGLSKFELKESSEQGMLAQVARSDGKGEPVVFLGWAPHPMNNNFDMTYLTGGDDTFGPDFGAAKVYSNVRAGYLEECPNVGKFMKNLSFSVDMENILMAAILEDGADPEDAGRDWLKENISVLDEWLDGVVTRDGGDAKAAVEAELAG; from the coding sequence ATGACAATGAGAAAGAGCGCGCTGGTCGTGGCATTTGCTATGGGGGCGATTCCTGCAAATGTGACCTATGCTGCCGAAGAGCCGGACAGTTGTAGCGAAGTTTCTTTTGCCGATGTCGGCTGGACAGCTGAAACGGCGACCACCGCGTTATCAGGAATGGTGCTTGAAGCGCTGGGATATGAGGTGGACATAAAGGTTCTTTCGATCCCTGTGACGTACAAGTCGATGGAAAATGGCGATATTGACGCGTTCCTAGGTAACTGGATGCCGTCGATGGCCGCCGATATCAAACCCTACACGGATTCCGGTGCTGTCGAAGTCGTGCGCGCGGTTGTGGAAGGCGCGAAGTACACGTTGGCAACCAATGCTGCAGGGGCGGAGCTAGGCATCAAGGATTTCGCGGATATTGCCAAACACGCGGATGCTCTCGACAACGCGATTATCGGCATCGAACCCGGCAATGACGGCAACCGTCTTGTCTTGGAGATGATCGAGAAGGATCAATTTGGTCTTTCTAAGTTCGAACTCAAGGAAAGCTCGGAGCAAGGGATGTTGGCACAGGTTGCCCGATCGGATGGCAAGGGCGAACCAGTGGTGTTTCTGGGCTGGGCGCCGCATCCGATGAACAACAATTTCGACATGACCTACCTGACAGGCGGCGATGATACCTTTGGTCCCGATTTCGGCGCCGCGAAGGTCTATTCGAATGTTCGCGCAGGGTATCTCGAGGAATGCCCCAATGTTGGCAAATTCATGAAAAACCTCTCCTTCTCAGTTGATATGGAGAACATTCTTATGGCGGCCATCCTTGAAGATGGCGCCGACCCGGAAGATGCCGGGCGCGATTGGTTGAAGGAAAACATCAGCGTTCTCGACGAATGGCTTGATGGTGTGGTCACTCGCGATGGTGGTGATGCCAAAGCTGCAGTCGAGGCCGAGTTGGCTGGCTAA
- the betA gene encoding choline dehydrogenase has product METYDYIIIGSGSAGSVLARRLSEDPRTKVLVLEFGGKDNSVFIQMPSALSIPMNSKKYDWGFYTEPEPGLDGRRIHQARGKVIGGSSSINGMVWVRGNAGDFDDWNASGANGWSYADVLPYFRRAETSVMADQYRSQGGEQHVSRAPVTNPLYRAFIEAGRQAGYPVSEDYNGFMQEGFSVMDMSVKDGVRWSTANAYLKPSLNRPNLRLIMHALTHKVQLEGKRATGVEYSVKGGPVVTAKAAREVIISAGPINSPKLLMLSGIGPSEHLREHGINPLHELPGVGENLHDHLEIWMQQQCTQPITLNGVLGPLSKAKIGLQWLLFRNGLGASNHLEANGHIRSRAGIPYPDLQYHMLGGAIAYDGSSSFKGHGFQAHIIQGKPKSRGRLTLRSANPAEAPRLVFNYLQNDYDRQVFRDGIRLTREIFGQSAFDPYRGPEILPGPDVQTDSEMDDFVSQNAVTAYHPAGTCKMGTDDMSVVDPETRVHGVEGLRVIDSSIMPFVTNGNLNAPTIMIGEKGADHVLEKGMLPASNAPAYRAPDWETSQR; this is encoded by the coding sequence ATGGAAACCTACGACTACATCATCATAGGATCAGGTTCAGCAGGGTCCGTTCTGGCACGACGGCTGAGTGAAGACCCCAGAACTAAGGTTCTGGTTCTGGAATTTGGCGGCAAGGACAATTCAGTCTTCATTCAGATGCCTTCGGCTCTTTCGATCCCTATGAACTCGAAAAAATACGATTGGGGGTTTTACACCGAACCGGAGCCTGGCTTGGATGGCCGCCGCATCCATCAAGCGCGCGGCAAAGTGATCGGAGGGTCGTCTTCGATCAACGGTATGGTCTGGGTGCGTGGCAACGCAGGCGATTTTGATGATTGGAACGCATCTGGCGCGAACGGTTGGAGCTATGCAGACGTGCTACCTTACTTCCGTCGGGCCGAAACCAGTGTGATGGCAGACCAGTATCGCAGCCAAGGCGGCGAGCAGCACGTCAGTCGTGCTCCTGTGACCAATCCATTATACCGCGCCTTCATCGAAGCCGGGCGTCAAGCCGGATACCCGGTGAGCGAGGACTACAACGGGTTCATGCAAGAGGGCTTCTCCGTCATGGATATGTCCGTGAAGGACGGCGTCCGGTGGTCAACGGCCAATGCCTATCTTAAGCCAAGTCTCAATCGTCCAAACCTACGTCTGATCATGCATGCGCTGACCCACAAGGTTCAGTTGGAAGGAAAACGCGCCACTGGTGTCGAGTATTCTGTCAAAGGCGGCCCGGTGGTCACAGCCAAGGCAGCGCGGGAGGTGATCATTTCAGCCGGGCCGATCAATTCTCCAAAGCTTTTGATGCTCTCGGGTATTGGCCCATCGGAGCATTTGCGTGAGCATGGAATTAACCCGTTGCACGAATTGCCAGGGGTAGGGGAAAACCTGCACGATCATCTGGAAATCTGGATGCAACAACAATGCACACAACCTATCACTCTCAACGGAGTTCTTGGACCTCTGAGCAAGGCCAAGATTGGGCTGCAATGGCTTCTGTTCAGAAATGGTCTCGGGGCCTCCAACCATCTGGAGGCGAACGGCCATATTCGCAGCCGGGCAGGCATCCCTTATCCCGATCTTCAGTATCACATGCTGGGGGGCGCTATTGCCTACGATGGGTCATCCTCGTTCAAGGGGCACGGCTTTCAGGCTCATATCATCCAAGGCAAGCCTAAGAGCAGGGGACGGCTTACGCTGCGATCTGCCAACCCCGCAGAGGCGCCCCGGCTGGTGTTCAACTACCTTCAAAACGACTATGACCGTCAGGTATTCCGCGACGGTATTCGACTGACCCGCGAAATTTTTGGTCAGTCCGCATTCGACCCGTACCGCGGGCCTGAAATCTTACCCGGTCCCGATGTGCAAACGGACTCTGAGATGGACGATTTCGTATCGCAAAATGCGGTCACAGCCTATCATCCCGCGGGCACCTGCAAGATGGGAACGGACGATATGTCGGTGGTGGACCCTGAAACAAGAGTGCATGGGGTTGAAGGCTTACGTGTCATCGACAGCTCCATCATGCCGTTTGTAACGAATGGCAACCTGAACGCCCCGACAATTATGATTGGTGAAAAAGGGGCGGACCACGTTCTAGAAAAAGGCATGTTGCCTGCCTCCAATGCTCCAGCCTACCGTGCACCAGACTGGGAGACGTCCCAACGCTGA
- a CDS encoding xanthine dehydrogenase family protein molybdopterin-binding subunit, with protein MNDMLVGKPLKRKEDQRLLTGKGRYVDDIRRPGETYAVFVRSPVAHGTIKSINKEAALAAPGVLGVFTGEDIQRDDWGSIPCGWVVTDRKGEPHKAVPHYALTPDRARYVGDHLAVVVAETYEQARDGAELVEIDFDELEPVINLANALEGEQIHDLAPQNLCYDWELGSRTEIDAIFETAHHITSLDLVNNRLVPNAMEPRAAIAEYDSGLDSYTLWSTSQNPHMLRWMLSGSVTGIPETKIRVIAPDVGGGFGMKIYCYPEETTCLWLSKMIDRPVRWTGDRSESFLADTHARDHLTTVDLALDKDGTFLGMKIDTTANMGAYLSNYATSIPTYFYATLFAGCYKTPVIYSNVRAVFTNTSPVDAYRGAGRPEAAYLIERVVDVAAHEMGLDPIEIRRRNFIKPADFPYQTPVHLTYDIGDYDASLDEALRMIDYDGFPARREEAKSRGKLRGIGLACYIEACGVAPSQLIGKMGAGAGLWESGQIRFNATGTAFVLTGTHGHGQGHETTFGQIVADMFGIPIEDVELIHGDTSQVPMGMGTYGSRSLAVGGSAIVRAGEKVIEKGRKIAAHMLEASVVDIEFEQGLYSVTGTNKSVTIKEVAERAYVPLDYPEGLEPGLDETAFYDPGNFTYPAGTHICEVEIDPRTGVLEIVDWVAVDDFGTVINPMIVEGQIHGGLAQGIGQAIMENGVYDPESGQLITGSFMDYCMPRADDLPKFRVGYTCTPCTHNPLGAKGAGEAGCIAAPPTLINAIVNALEIRHIDMPATGEKLWRIAKDKIAAE; from the coding sequence ATGAATGATATGCTGGTTGGTAAACCTCTGAAGCGCAAAGAGGATCAACGTCTGCTAACGGGTAAAGGGCGCTATGTTGACGACATTCGTCGTCCAGGCGAAACCTACGCGGTGTTTGTCCGTTCTCCTGTTGCGCATGGGACTATCAAGTCCATCAACAAAGAAGCAGCCCTTGCCGCGCCTGGCGTATTGGGCGTGTTCACCGGTGAAGACATCCAGCGCGATGACTGGGGCTCAATCCCCTGCGGTTGGGTGGTGACCGACCGAAAAGGTGAGCCGCACAAAGCTGTGCCGCACTATGCTCTAACGCCGGATCGCGCTCGCTATGTCGGTGATCATCTTGCCGTTGTGGTGGCCGAGACCTACGAGCAAGCGCGCGACGGTGCTGAATTGGTTGAAATTGATTTCGACGAGCTGGAGCCGGTCATCAACCTTGCAAACGCTCTCGAAGGTGAACAGATCCACGATCTCGCACCGCAAAATCTGTGCTATGACTGGGAGCTGGGCAGCCGGACTGAAATTGATGCGATCTTCGAGACCGCACATCACATCACCTCGCTCGATCTAGTGAACAACCGCCTTGTACCTAACGCGATGGAGCCTCGTGCGGCCATCGCCGAATACGATTCCGGCTTGGACAGTTATACACTTTGGTCCACCAGCCAAAACCCGCACATGTTGCGTTGGATGTTGAGCGGATCGGTGACTGGCATCCCCGAAACGAAGATACGCGTCATAGCACCTGATGTAGGTGGCGGGTTTGGCATGAAAATCTATTGCTACCCGGAGGAAACAACCTGCCTTTGGCTGTCAAAAATGATCGACCGCCCGGTGCGTTGGACCGGGGACCGGTCAGAGTCGTTCCTGGCGGACACCCATGCCCGTGATCACCTGACCACCGTCGATCTAGCGTTGGACAAGGACGGCACGTTCCTAGGTATGAAGATTGACACTACGGCCAACATGGGTGCCTATCTGTCAAACTACGCAACGAGTATTCCGACCTATTTCTACGCCACATTGTTCGCTGGTTGTTACAAAACACCAGTGATCTACAGCAACGTGCGTGCGGTGTTCACCAACACATCGCCAGTGGATGCTTATCGTGGTGCAGGCAGGCCCGAAGCCGCCTATCTGATCGAGCGGGTTGTTGATGTGGCGGCGCATGAGATGGGACTCGACCCAATCGAAATTCGCCGTCGCAACTTCATAAAGCCTGCGGACTTTCCGTACCAGACGCCAGTTCATCTGACCTACGACATCGGCGATTACGATGCTTCGCTCGATGAGGCACTCAGGATGATTGACTACGACGGTTTCCCAGCGCGCCGCGAAGAAGCCAAGTCACGCGGCAAGCTGCGTGGCATTGGTCTAGCTTGCTACATTGAGGCCTGCGGTGTGGCCCCGTCTCAGTTGATCGGCAAAATGGGAGCAGGTGCTGGTTTGTGGGAATCCGGGCAGATCCGATTCAACGCGACGGGCACTGCGTTTGTTTTGACTGGTACGCATGGGCACGGTCAGGGGCATGAAACGACATTTGGTCAGATCGTGGCCGATATGTTCGGCATCCCGATTGAGGATGTGGAGCTGATCCACGGTGATACCAGCCAGGTTCCCATGGGCATGGGCACCTATGGATCGCGTTCCCTAGCGGTTGGAGGATCAGCAATTGTTCGCGCCGGTGAGAAGGTTATTGAAAAAGGCCGTAAGATCGCCGCCCATATGTTGGAAGCCTCCGTCGTAGACATCGAATTTGAACAGGGTCTCTATTCGGTGACCGGCACCAATAAATCCGTCACGATTAAGGAAGTTGCTGAGCGCGCTTATGTGCCGCTCGACTATCCCGAAGGACTTGAACCGGGTCTTGATGAGACCGCGTTTTATGATCCGGGGAATTTCACTTACCCGGCTGGCACTCATATCTGTGAGGTCGAGATCGACCCTAGAACTGGTGTGCTGGAGATTGTCGATTGGGTCGCCGTGGATGACTTCGGCACTGTGATCAACCCGATGATCGTAGAAGGGCAAATACATGGTGGACTGGCGCAGGGGATTGGCCAGGCGATCATGGAAAATGGCGTCTATGATCCCGAAAGCGGGCAATTGATTACCGGCTCATTCATGGATTATTGCATGCCGCGCGCTGATGATCTGCCAAAATTTCGTGTTGGCTACACATGTACCCCCTGTACCCATAATCCGTTGGGCGCGAAAGGTGCGGGTGAGGCTGGGTGCATCGCAGCTCCCCCGACACTAATCAATGCGATCGTGAATGCGCTAGAGATCCGGCACATCGATATGCCGGCCACGGGTGAGAAACTGTGGCGCATCGCCAAAGATAAAATTGCAGCGGAATAG
- a CDS encoding FAD binding domain-containing protein, with translation MYSFNYHNPSSQQEAEELLASTDSPSLLAGGQTLLPTLKHRLAEPSDLIDLKGISGLSGIHKENNSIVIGATTTHCAVSENELVARHIPALSKLASGIGDQQVRHRGTIGGSVANNDPAADYPAGCIGLGATIRTNRREIDADDFFVDLFETALEEDEMILAVSFPIPQQAAYIKFPNPASRYALVGVMLSKTGGDVRVAVTGAGSAGVFRDSHIEAILGKNFSAEAIDGSGIDEADISADIHASAEYRKHLIGEMARRAVEAASGG, from the coding sequence ATGTATAGCTTCAACTATCACAACCCCTCCTCGCAACAGGAAGCCGAAGAGCTTCTGGCATCCACTGATAGTCCGTCGCTGCTCGCTGGTGGCCAGACCCTGTTGCCGACGCTAAAACACAGATTGGCCGAGCCGTCTGATCTAATCGATCTGAAAGGGATAAGCGGTCTGAGCGGTATTCACAAAGAGAACAATTCGATCGTCATCGGTGCAACTACCACCCATTGTGCGGTGTCGGAAAATGAATTGGTGGCGCGGCACATCCCCGCGTTGTCGAAACTCGCAAGCGGCATCGGCGATCAGCAGGTGCGTCACCGGGGAACGATAGGCGGATCGGTGGCCAATAATGATCCGGCAGCGGATTATCCTGCGGGATGCATTGGCCTTGGCGCTACCATTCGCACCAACCGCCGCGAGATAGATGCTGATGACTTCTTCGTCGATTTGTTCGAAACGGCGTTGGAGGAGGATGAGATGATCCTTGCCGTGTCCTTTCCTATACCCCAACAGGCAGCCTACATCAAATTCCCGAACCCAGCTTCGCGCTATGCCCTAGTGGGCGTAATGCTGTCTAAAACGGGCGGAGATGTGCGCGTTGCCGTCACCGGGGCTGGGTCTGCCGGTGTCTTTCGTGACAGTCATATTGAAGCCATCCTTGGCAAGAATTTTTCCGCTGAAGCCATCGATGGCAGCGGTATTGATGAAGCGGACATATCCGCCGATATCCATGCCTCAGCTGAGTATCGCAAGCACCTAATAGGCGAAATGGCACGCCGTGCTGTCGAGGCCGCCAGCGGGGGTTAA
- the choV gene encoding choline ABC transporter ATP-binding protein: MPVAVEFDKVSIVFGPKPELALPLMDEMKERPEIQLETGQVLGVHDCNLSVGTGEILVLMGLSGSGKSTLIRAVNALNPVVRGAVRVNDGSKMVDVTNADANTLREMRQHKVAMVFQQFGLLPWRTVRENVGLGLELAGMQKAQRDAQVDKQLELVHLSDWAERKVGELSGGMQQRVGLARAFATDAPILLMDEPFSALDPLIRTRLQDELLDLQRELKRTIIFVSHDLDEAFKLGDRIAIMEGGRIVQIGTPQDIYSDPINEYVADFVAHMNPLGVLCARDLIEPATTTPEITVDADVDVRAVMEEFGRAETPVVGVVENGQLIGQISTDRILAKLCNPRN; this comes from the coding sequence ATGCCCGTAGCTGTGGAATTTGACAAAGTGTCCATCGTGTTTGGCCCGAAGCCAGAACTGGCGTTGCCCTTGATGGACGAGATGAAGGAACGCCCAGAAATTCAGCTCGAAACAGGGCAAGTACTGGGAGTGCATGACTGCAACCTGAGCGTCGGTACCGGAGAGATCCTTGTCCTGATGGGACTGTCTGGCTCGGGGAAGTCCACGCTTATCCGTGCGGTCAATGCGCTCAACCCTGTAGTACGTGGAGCTGTGCGGGTGAATGACGGGTCAAAAATGGTTGATGTGACCAATGCCGACGCAAATACCCTGCGAGAAATGCGCCAGCACAAAGTTGCTATGGTCTTTCAGCAATTTGGCCTGCTGCCCTGGCGCACCGTGCGAGAGAATGTGGGTCTGGGACTTGAACTTGCCGGCATGCAAAAAGCACAGCGCGATGCTCAGGTGGATAAGCAATTGGAACTGGTGCACTTGAGCGATTGGGCAGAGCGCAAGGTGGGCGAACTTTCGGGCGGGATGCAGCAGCGTGTGGGGCTGGCTCGTGCCTTTGCAACCGATGCTCCTATCCTTTTGATGGACGAGCCCTTTTCTGCGCTCGATCCTCTGATCCGCACCCGGCTTCAGGATGAATTGCTGGATCTGCAACGCGAGCTAAAGCGAACGATCATCTTCGTCAGCCACGATCTAGATGAAGCCTTCAAGCTCGGTGACAGGATTGCCATCATGGAAGGCGGTCGCATCGTTCAGATTGGTACGCCACAGGACATCTATTCGGATCCCATCAACGAATATGTTGCCGATTTCGTAGCGCATATGAATCCACTTGGCGTGCTCTGCGCACGTGATTTGATCGAACCTGCAACTACAACACCTGAAATCACTGTGGATGCTGACGTAGATGTGCGCGCAGTGATGGAAGAGTTTGGTCGTGCTGAGACGCCGGTTGTAGGCGTTGTTGAGAATGGACAGCTGATCGGTCAAATCTCAACCGATCGCATTTTGGCCAAGCTGTGTAACCCACGCAATTGA